Proteins from one Juglans microcarpa x Juglans regia isolate MS1-56 chromosome 1S, Jm3101_v1.0, whole genome shotgun sequence genomic window:
- the LOC121247417 gene encoding glycine-rich cell wall structural protein-like, protein MGRGTRRSVALLCLLCLHVLTVSVIARDVVSVGKNEKEKFLNIGDGGGGGGGGGGGGFGGGYGGGVGGGFGGGAGGGGGAGGGFGKGGGIGGGIGKGGGFGGGVGEVMAEGLEKGGGIGGGIGKGGGFGGGVGGGRGGGFGKGGGVGGGIGKGGGIGGGHGFGKGGGIGGGAGGGFGGGIGGGSGGGIGGGFGKGGGIGGGSGGGFGGGYGGGGGFGGGAGGGGGFGGGGGFGGGGGGGIGRH, encoded by the exons ATGGGTCGTGGCACTAGGAGATCAGTGGCTCTGTTATGCTTACTCTGTCTTCATGTTCTTACAGTGAGTGTGATTGCTAGGGATGTAGTGAGTGTGGGTaagaatgagaaagaaaagtTTCTAAACATTGGGgatggaggtggaggtggaggtggaggtggtggtggtggatttGGAGGTGGGTATGGGGGAGGAGTTGGTGGTGGGTTTGGTGGTGGAgctggaggtggaggtggtgcTGGTGGTGGCTTTGGTAAAGGTGGTGGCATTGGGGGTGGAATAGGCAAGGGTGGTGGCTTTGGAGGTGGAGTTGGGGAGGTCATGGCGGAGGGTTTGGAAAAG GGTGGTGGTATTGGTGGTGGAATAGGCAAGGGTGGTGGCTTTGGAGGTGGAGTTGGTGGTGGTCGCGGTGGAGGGTTTGGAAAAGGTGGGGGAGTTGGTGGTGGAATAGGTAAGGGTGGTGGCATTGGTGGTGGTCATGGTTTTGGAAAAGGTGGGGGTATTGGTGGCGGTGCTGGTGGTGGATTTG GTGGTGGCATTGGAGGTGGATCTGGTGGTGGGATTGGAGGGGGATTTGGCAAAGGTGGAGGAATAGGGGGAGGTTCAGGAGGTGGGTTTGGAGGTGGATATGGTGGAGGTGGTGGATTTGGTGGAGGAGCAGGTGGAGGTGGTGGATTTGGCGGTGGAGGCGGCTTTGGTGGAGGAGGCGGTGGTGGGATTGGACGCCACTAA